The following are encoded together in the Phragmites australis chromosome 19, lpPhrAust1.1, whole genome shotgun sequence genome:
- the LOC133900070 gene encoding coatomer subunit beta-1, which translates to MAGMEKPCTLLVHFDKGSPSMANEIKAELESGDGPAKADAMRRAISLLLNGETLPHLFITVVRYVQSCDDHAVQKLLLLYLETVDKRDAATGKVLPEMILICQNLRNNLQHPNEYIRGATLRFLCRLSEPELLEPLVPSILANLEHRHHFVRRHALSAISAIYRLPHGDQLIPDAPEFVERALAAEQDAAARRNAFLMLCACAQERAVAYLLTNAERVTEWPDLLQMAAVDLIRKVCRSKGGADKGRYIKIIISLLSAPSSAVVYECAGALVSLSSAPTAVRAAANTYCQLLSSQSDNNVKLIILDRLHELRASHREVMVDVVMDVLRALASPNVDVRRKVLDLVLDLLTPRNVEEVVLYLKKEVVKTQAAEAEKGGDYRQMLVQAIHACTVKYPEVAGSVVHLLMDFLGDTNVAAAVDVVLFVREIIETNPKLRVSMIQRLIDTFYQIRASRVCVCALWILGEYSLSLSEVESAISTIKQCLGDLPFYTVSEEGESTDSFKPAQPAVNSVTVSSRRPVVLADGTYATQSAATEAASSAPTAAPGSLASTQNLRFLILSGDFFLAAVVACTLTKLVLRLEEVQPSKVEANKACTEALLIMVSILQLGQSSYLPHPIDNDSYDRIVLCVRLLCNTGDDVRKVWLQSCRQSFAKMLAEKQFRETEEMKTKAQIAHAQPDDLIDFYHLKSRRGMSQLELEDAVQDDLKAATGQFTKDADDSNKLNRILQLTGFSDPVYAEAFVTVHHYDIVLDVTVINRTKETLQNLCLELATMGDLKLVDRPQNYTLAPESSKQIRANIKVSSTETGVIFGNIVYETSNVMERSVVVLNDIHIDIMDYISPGACADVAFRNMWAEFEWENKVAVNTVIQDEKEFLNHIIMSTNMKCLTPPSALDGECGFLAANLYAKSVFGEDALVNISVEKQADGKLSGYIRIRSKTQGIALSLGDKITLKQKGGSS; encoded by the exons ATGGCGGGCATGGAGAAGCCGTGCACCCTCCTGGTGCACTTCGACAAGGGTTCGCCGTCGATGGCGAACGAGATCAAGGCGGAGCTCGAGTCCGGCGACGGCCCCGCCAAGGCCGACGCCATGCGCCGCGCCATCTCGCTCCTCCTCAACGGCGAGACCCTCCCGCACCTCTTCATCACCGTCGTCCGCTACGTGCAGTCCTGCGACGACCACGCCGTCCAGAAGCTGCTGCTCCTCTACCTCGAGACCGTCGACAAGCGCGACGCTGCCACGGGAAAGGTGCTGCCGGAGATGATCCTTATCTGCCAGAACCTCCGCAACAACCTCCAGCACCCCAACGAGTACATCCGCGGCGCCACGCTGCGGTTCCTCTGCCGCCTCTCGGAGCCCGAGTTGCTGGAGCCGCTGGTGCCGTCCATCCTCGCGAACCTCGAGCACCGCCACCATTTCGTCCGCCGCCACGCGCTCTCGGCGATCTCCGCGATCTACCGGCTCCCGCACGGGGACCAGCTCATCCCCGACGCGCCGGAGTTCGTCGAGCGCGCGCTCGCCGCTGAGCAGGACGCCGCCGCGCGGAGGAACGCGTTCCTCATGCTCTGCGCGTGCGCGCAGGAGCGCGCGGTCGCGTACCTGCTCACCAACGCCGAGCGCGTCACAGAGTGGCCCGACCTGCTCCAGATGGCCGCCGTCGACCTCATCCGCAAGGTCTGCCGCTCGAAGGGCGGCGCAGACAAGGGCAGGTACATCAAGATCatcatctccctcctctccgCGCCCAGCAGCGCCGTCGTGTACGAATGCGCCGGCGCACTCGTGTCCCTGTCCTCCGCGCCCACCGCCGTGCGCGCTGCCGCCAACACCTACTGCCAGCTGCTCTCGTCGCAGAGCGACAACAACGTGAAGCTCATCATCCTGGACCGCCTGCACGAGCTGCGCGCCTCGCACAGGGAGGTGATGGTGGATGTGGTCATGGACGTGTTGCGTGCGCTCGCCAGCCCCAATGTGGATGTCAGGAGGAAGGTGCTGGATTTGGTGCTGGATCTGCTCACTCCACGAAATGTCGAGGAGGTGGTGCTCTACCTCAAGAAGGAGGTGGTTAAGACGCAGGCTGCGGAGGCTGAGAAGGGTGGTGACTACCGCCAGATGCTGGTGCAGGCCATTCATGCCTGCACCGTGAAGTACCCGGAGGTTGCCGGGTCAGTGGTGCACCTCCTCATGGACTTCCTTGGCGACACTAATGTTGCTGCAGCGGTTGATGTGGTTCTATTTGTGCGTGAGATCATAGAGACCAATCCCAAGCTCCGTGTGTCCATGATCCAGAGGCTGATTGATACATTCTATCAGATCCGAGCATCTCGTGTCTGCGTATGCGCTCTCTGGATCCTTGGAGAGTACTCCCTCTCGCTGTCTGAGGTTGAGAGCGCCATTTCCACCATCAAGCAATGCCTTGGGGATCTACCGTTCTACACTGTCTCTGAGGAAGGGGAGTCAACTGATTCCTTCAAGCCAGCTCAGCCGGCGGTGAACTCTGTCACCGTGTCTTCGAGGAGGCCTGTTGTTCTTGCAGATGGCACTTACGCTACACAGAGTGCTGCCACTGAGGCTGCCAGTTCAGCTCCAACTGCTGCTCCTGGGTCATTGGCTTCCACCCAAAATCTCAGATTCCTCATTTTGTCTGGTGATTTCTTCTTGGCTGCTGTTGTTGCCTGTACCCTGACCAAGCTTGTGTTGAGGTTGGAGGAGGTTCAGCCATCAAAGGTTGAAGCAAACAAGGCTTGTACCGAAGCCTTGTTGATCATGGTGTCCATTCTGCAGTTGGGCCAGTCCTCTTACCTTCCCCACCCTATTGACAATGACTCATATGATAGGATTGTTCTCTGTGTGAGGTTGCTTTGCAATACTGGCGATGATGTGAGGAAGGTGTGGTTGCAGTCATGCCGCCAAAGCTTTGCCAAGATGCTTGCTGAGAAGCAATTTAGGGAGACTGAGGAGATGAAGACCAAGGCACAAATAGCTCATGCTCAGCCAGATGATCTTATTGATTTCTACCACCTGAAGAGCAGGAGG GGGATGAGCCAACTTGAGTTGGAAGATGCGGTTCAAGACGATTTGAAGGCTGCGACTGGTCAATTTACGAAGGATGCAGACGATAGCAACAAACTGAACCGCATTCTGCAATTGACAGGGTTCAGTGATCCTGTGTATGCTGAAGCATTTGTAACTGTTCATCATTATGATATTGTACTTGATGTCACAGTCATAAACCGAACAAAAGAAACACTCCAGAACTTGTGCTTGGAGTTGGCAACAATGGGTGacctcaaacttgttgaccgcCCTCAGAACTACACATTGGCTCCTGAATCAAGCAAGCAAATTCGTGCCAACATTAAGGTTTCATCAACAGAGACTGGAGTCATATTTGGTAACATAGTTTATGAAACTTCAAATGTAATGGAGCGATCAGTGGTGGTCCTAAATGATATTCACATTGATATCATGGATTACATCTCACCTGGTGCATGTGCTGATGTTGCTTTCCGGAACATGTGGGCGGAATTTGAGTGGGAAAATAAG GTGGCGGTGAATACTGTGATTCAGGATGAAAAGGAATTTTTGAATCATATTATCATGTCAACAAACATGAAGTGTCTAACACCACC ATCTGCGCTTGATGGAGAATGTGGGTTCCTTGCTGCAAACCTCTACGCCAAGAGTGTGTTTGGCGAGGACGCGTTGGTGAACATCAGTGTTGAGAAGCAGGCCGATGGCAAGTTGAGCGGCTACATCAGAATAAGGAGCAAGACCCAAGGGATCGCGCTCAGCCTAGGAGACAAGATTACCCTAAAACAAAAGGGTGGCAGCAGCTAG
- the LOC133900935 gene encoding FHA domain-containing protein PS1-like: protein MPHMAAAVEEGDGDAPIAAFAVAKGGVVLKHIFLNAPPPEMMRGEGAKGEEEEEEDPPVMVGRHPDCHVLVDHPSVSRFHLRLRARRRQRRITVTDLSSVHGTWVSGRLIPPHTPVDLTAGDTLRLGASKREYRLLWLSLREAFEMGDPLHMPSLPEEDKEESRAYQEVSSQLVPGPRDPEGMETHQETSQQIVSEEIAFPAKVVPSAPPLPEFAHSFSLEESSLSQFHENGEGVTEELVDKNPNSESFGSLIIQEMPAAVTNAGRPVQSDKWDASNQVSKRAKLKSVKSLRVDTGRSKDRSSALSYSFQKGDQNEILLSSQNCGTECAACIALFGITEFEGAEEKEEMIAKDKGHMNPAASISMEGNKKEPNPDNYIPQDSVDAMSQKRLGLLDSVPYLHFKDDAVADKEIPQWNASTVDMESSKPVPENPSMPKVKHHGLNTLNLEGSLSNNENMAPDKIAEGPDDCQLEGTICGNLFGNLVTEGFEENEEISPLDKENIIPNVSGSIIMERSHRGLKPTISQELMDSISLLHLEHDLFSENENSMLNIRHAMKSNEPISENLNPLISAGTKLQKSQTEFMPISHLEFKDDILPDRKNSVLAPGKYDANSPVRQEDLFSDKENVTPTSRDLKPVVRRVLGSRMDNSVSAENTSNKGNHKWECNELSAKSKDFHTVDDDVFYSDKENLTPISSGGMKARKCLPMNLTANADQDREAFCSNKENFTPLSSAARKTRDMSENRARIESAITKKRVVDRLPFETLVSNSPLRPTSSLNCNCAVARAATFAVGDFGIRLEDELNNLPRNNQESGRAGQGMKAWTMVADTDCLLDDESRKSIMLLKGIKGTHLIIPRIVIRELDSIKQREGLFRRSSKATFILQWIEECMENESWWIHVQSSSDMFPVAPTPPSTPSSRCIGEEIEIGSGSFNPMAFFSARSFADISSPKPEDRVLDCALLLNKLRSNHNIVILSNSITLKIKAMAEGLLCEGAKEFREGLMNPCSSRFMWAASVPRGWAWSCLDEAALAENYYNSHHHASKRVPRPVEAAKGLKLILRHNSLYEQATNAVKKTPLASV from the exons atgccacacatggcggcggcggtggaggagggggaCGGGGACGCCCCGATCGCGGCGTTCGCGGTGGCCAAGGGCGGGGTCGTGCTCAAGCACATCTTCCTCAACGCGCCGCCACCGGAGATGATGCGCGGGGAGGGGGCGAAgggcgaggaggaagaggaagaggaccCGCCGGTGATGGTGGGGCGGCACCCCGACTGCCACGTGCTCGTCGACCACCCCAGCGTCAGCCGCTTCCACCTCCGGCTCCGGGCCcggcgccggcagcggcggatCACCGTCACTGACCTCTCCTCCG TGCACGGGACATGGGTGTCCGGGCGCCTGATCCCACCGCACACGCCGGTGGATCTAACCGCCGGTGACACACTGCGGCTCGGGGCCTCAAAGAGAGAGTATAGGCTGCTCTGGCTATCGCTGCGCGAGGCATTTGAGATGGGGGATCCGCTGCATATGCCATCGCTACCTGAAGAGGACAAAGAGGAGTCCCGTGCTTATCAG GAGGTAAGCAGCCAGTTGGTGCCTGGGCCGAGGGATCCAGAGGGCATGGAGACCCATCAG GAGACAAGCCAACAAATTGTGTCAGAAGAAATTGCTTTTCCGGCTAAAGTGGTCCCCTCAGCACCACCATTGCCTGAGTTTGCTCATTCCTTTTCTCTGGAAGAATCTTCACTTTCTCAATTTCATGAGAATGGAGAGGGAGTGACAGAGGAATTGGTTGACAAGAATCCAAATTCAGAATCTTTTGGCTCTTTGATCATACAGGAAATGCCAGCCGCAGTGACAAATGCTGGAAGACCAGTCCAGTCAGACAAATGGGATGCCTCAAACCAAGTGTCCAAGCGGGCCAAGTTAAAGTCAGTCAAATCCCTTCGTGTTGACACAGGCAGGAGCAAGGATAGAAGCAGTGCTCTGAGCTATAGCTTTCAGAAAGGAGACCAAAACGAGATTCTTTTATCTTCTCAGAACTGCGGGACAGAATGCGCAGCCTGCATAGCTTTATTTGGTATCACTGAATTTGAAGGAGCTgaagaaaaggaagagatgATTGCAAAAGATAAGGGCCATATGAATCCTGCAGCCAGCATTTCCATGGAAGGAAATAAGAAAGAGCCAAACCCTGATAATTATATCCCACAAGATTCAGTCGATGCAATGTCACAGAAGAGACTAGGCTTGTTGGATTCTGTCCCCTATTTGCATTTCAAAGATGATGCCGTAgcagacaaagaaatcccacaGTGGAACGCTTCTACTGTTGATATGGAATCATCTAAGCCTGTTCCAGAAAATCCTTCCATGCCAAAAGTAAAACACCATGGTTTGAATACTCTTAACTTGGAAGGAAGTCTCTCAAACAACGAGAACATGGCCCCAGATAAGATTGCTGAGGGTCCCGATGACTGTCAGCTTGAAGGCACAATTTGTGGGAATCTATTTGGCAATTTGGTTACTGAaggatttgaagaaaatgaagagaTCAGTCCACTGGACAAGGAGAATATCATCCCCAATGTCTCAGGCAGCATAATAATGGAGAGGAGCCATAGAGGTCTGAAGCCTACCATTTCCCAAGAGTTGATGGATTCCATTTCCCTTCTCCATTTAGAACATGACCTCTTTTCAGAAAATGAAAACTCCATGCTGAACATTAGACATGCAATGAAGTCAAATGAACCTATCTCTGAGAATCTTAACCCGCTAATTTCAGCTGGTACAAAGTTGCAGAAGAGCCAGACAGAGTTTATGCCCATTTCACATCTAGAATTCAAAGATGACATTCTTCCGGACAGGAAAAACTCAGTGCTGGCTCCTGGAAAGTATGATGCTAACTCCCCTGTGAGGCAGGAAGATCTGTTCTCAGACAAGGAGAATGTGACACCTACCTCTAGGGATCTAAAGCCCGTTGTTAGGAGAGTTCTTGGGTCAAGGATGGATAATTCAGTGTCAGCTGAGAACACTTCAAATAAGGGAAACCATAAATGGGAATGCAATGAGTTATCAGCAAAGTCCAAAGATTTCCACACAGTAGATGATGATGTTTTCTATTCAGATAAGGAGAATTTGACACCTATATCTTCAGGAGGCATGAAAGCAAGGAAGTGTCTTCCAATGAACCTCACAGCCAATGCAGATCAAGATCGGGAAGCATTCTGCTCTAACAAGGAGAATTTTACACCACTATCTTCTGCGGCTCGGAAAACAAGGGATATGTCTGAAAACCGCGCGCGAATTGAAAGTGCGATCACAAAGAAAAGGGTTGTTGATAGGCTTCCCTTCGAGACTCTTGTATCGAATTCTCCTTTGAGACCCACTAGCTCGCTTAATTGTAACTGTGCTGTTGCTAGGGCAGCTACCTTTGCTGTTGGGGACTTTGGGATCAGGTTGGAAGATGAGCTGAACAATCTTCCA CGTAATAACCAAGAATCTGGTAGGGCTGGACAAGGGATGAAAGCCTGGACCATGGTAGCTGATACTGACTGTCTCCTTGATGACGAATCTAGGAAGTCTATTATGCTGCTAAAAGGCATAAAAGGAACTCATCTGATCATACCAAGGATTG TGATCAGGGAGTTAGATTCCATAAAGCAGCGGGAGGGCTTGTTCAGAAGGTCCTCAAAGGCCACCTTCATACTCCAATGGATTGAGGAGTGCATGGAAAACGAGAGCTGGTGGATTCATGTCCAGAGTTCATCTGATATGTTCCCGGTAGCACCAACGCCACCTTCAACTCCTTCATCACGGTGCATCGGTGAAGAAATAGAGATCGGTTCTGGCTCCTTCAACCCAATGGCCTTCTTCTCCGCGCGAAGTTTCGCAGATATCAGCTCTCCCAAACCCGAAGATCGCGTCCTTGATTGCGCCCTCCTCTTAAACAAACTGAGAAGCAACCATAACATCGTCATTCTGTCCAACAGCATTACACTCAAGATCAAAGCCATGGCAGAG GGCTTGCTTTGCGAGGGAGCAAAGGAATTCCGCGAGGGCCTGATGAACCCGTGCTCCAGCAGGTTCATGTGGGCAGCCAGCGTGCCGAGAGGATGGGCCTGGTCGTGCCTGGACGAGGCGGCCCTGGCGGAGAACTACTACAACAGCCACCACCATGCAAGTAAGAGGGTTCCTAGGCCCGTCGAGGCTGCCAAGGGGCTCAAGCTGATCCTGCGGCACAACTCTCTGTACGAGCAGGCAACCAACGCAGTCAAGAAGACGCCATTGGCCTCGGTGTAA
- the LOC133900109 gene encoding calcium-dependent protein kinase 24-like, giving the protein MQPDPSGNANAKAKLPQPVTAPALSSGRPASVLPYKTANVRDHYRIGKKLGQGQFGTTYQCVGKADGAEYACKSIPKRKLLCREDYEDVYREIQIMHHLSEHPNVVRIRGAYEDALFVHIVMELCAGGELFDRIVAKGHYSERAAAQLIKTIVGVVEGCHSLGVMHRDLKPENFLFASTAEDAPLKATDFGLSIFYKPGDKFSDVVGSPYYVAPEVLQKCYGPEADVWSAGVILYILLCGVPPFWAETEAGIFRQILRGKIDFESEPWPSISDSAKDLVRNMLTRDPRKRFSAHEVLCHAWIVDDAVAPDKPIDSAVLSRLKHFSAMNKLKKMALRVIAESLSEEEIGGLKELFKMIDTDNSGTITFDELKDGLKRVGSELTENEIQALMDAADIDNNGTIDYGEFIAATLHMNKLEREENLVSAFSFFDKDGSGFITIDELSQACCEFGLEDAHLEDMIKDIDQNNDGQIDYSEFAAMMRKGNAGAAGRRTMRNSLHLNLGELLNPGKS; this is encoded by the exons ATGCAGCCGGACCCGAGCGGGAACGCCAATGCGAAGGCGAAGCTGCCGCAGCCGGTGACAGCGCCGGCGCTGTCGTCGGGTCGGCCGGCGTCCGTGCTGCCGTACAAGACGGCGAACGTGCGCGACCACTACCGCATCGGGAAGAAGCTGGGGCAGGGGCAGTTCGGCACCACGTACCAGTGCGTGGGCAAGGCCGACGGCGCCGAGTACGCGTGCAAGTCCATCCCCAAGCGCAAGCTGCTGTGCCGCGAGGACTACGAGGACGTCTACCGCGAGATCCAGATCATGCACCACCTCTCCGAGCACCCCAACGTCGTCCGCATTCGCGGCGCCTACGAGGACGCGCTCTTCGTGCACATCGTCATGGAGCTctgcgccggcggcgagctCTTCGACCGCATCGTGGCCAAGGGCCACTACAGTGAGCGCGCGGCCGCACAGCTTATCAAGACGATCGTCGGGGTCGTGGAGGGGTGCCACTCGCTCGGCGTCATGCACCGAGACCTCAAGCCGGAGAACTTCCTGTTCGCCAGCACCGCCGAGGATGCACCTCTCAAGGCCACTGACTTTGGGCTTTCCATTTTCTACAAGCCTG GTGACAAATTTTCTGATGTCGTTGGGAGCCCCTATTATGTTGCACCAGAGGTGCTTCAGAAATGCTATGGTCCAGAAGCTGATGTCTGGAGTGCTGGGGTGATTCTGTACATTTTGCTTTGTGGTGTTCCCCCATTCTGGGCAG AAACTGAAGCTGGAATCTTCAGGCAGATTCTACGAGGCAAAATTGATTTTGAATCTGAACCCTGGCCTAGTATCTCTGATAGTGCTAAAGATCTAGTCCGTAATATGCTTACCCGGGATCCTAGAAAGAGATTTAGTGCTCATGAGGTTCTCT GTCACGCATGGATTGTTGATGATGCTGTGGCACCTGATAAGCCTATTGATTCTGCTGTTTTGTCAAGGCTGAAGCATTTTTCGGCAAtgaacaagctcaagaagatggcaTTGAGG GTTATTGCTGAAAGCCTATCTGAGGAAGAGATTGGAGGCCTGAAGGAGCTGTTCAAAATGATCGATACTGACAATAGTGGAACTATAACATTTGATGAGCTGAAAGATGGCTTGAAAAGGGTAGGCTCAGAATTAACAGAGAATGAAATCCAGGCTTTAATGGACGCA GCTGATATTGACAACAATGGAACCATCGACTATGGTGAATTCATTGCAGCTACACTGCACATGAATAAACTGGAGAGGGAGGAAAACCTGGTGTCAGCATTTTCATTTTTTGACAAAGATGGAAGTGGTTTCATAACCATTGATGAGCTGTCACAAGCATGCTGTGAATTTGGTCTTGAGGATGCTCACCTGGAGGACATGATTAAAGATATCGATCAGAACAAT GACGGGCAAATTGATTACAGCGAGTTTGCGGCAATGATGAGGAAGGGCAATGCTGGTGCAGCAGGAAGGAGAACCATGAGGAACAGCTTGCATCTGAATCTCGGTGAACTCTTGAATCCCGGCAAAAGCTAA